CGGTTCTACCGTTATCGTTTTGAAGTGCCCACGGTAAGTGGGAACAAGAGTGGTACCGCGACGAAAGCTCGCCTCTTATTTTAGAGGCGGGCTTTTTATTATTAGGAGGGATTCATAATGGATTTTAAAAAAATAATAAGTGAAAGTGTTCAACCTCATATTCCAAGAGCTGTTTCCGAACAAGAAATTACCTCACTAATTGAAACACCAAAGTATGCTCATCATGGTGACTTTTCATTTCCTTGTTTTCAATTGGCCGCCCACTTGAAATCATCACCTGTCACGATTGCTGAATCGTTAGCAAAAGCCATTCGATCTCCTTATTTTAAGAAAGTGGAGAACATCGGACCTTACGTCAATTTTTTCTTTAATCCAGCTACTCTTAGCACAGATATCCTTTTGAATATTTTATCGAAGGGGTCGAACTATGGCTCTTCTACCATTGGAAAAGGGGAAACCATTGTACTCGATATGTCTTCTCCTAATATTGCCAAACCCTTCTCAATGGGCCATCTACGCTCAACTGTCATTGGAAATTCCTTAAGTCTACTTGCAGAAAAATGTGGTTATCAAACTGTGAAAAATAACTATATTGGTGACTGGGGCACGCAATTTGGGAAATTAGTCGTTGCTTATAAAAAATGGGGGGACCGCAATACGGTAAAGAAGAAACCAATCGATGAGTTATTCTCTCTTTACACTAAATTTCATGTTGAAGCTTCTCAATTTCCAGAATTAGAAGACGAAGCAAGGGAGGTATTTAAGAGTTTAGAAGATGGAAATCAAGAGTATCTTCAACTATGGGGATGGTTTCGTAAGGAGTCTCTACAAGCCTTCCAACAACTATATACTAGACTTGGCATATCCTTCGACTCTTATCGAGGGGAATCCTATTACAACGATAAAATGGATGAAGTCATCACAATGCTAGAGGAAGAGAACATCCTTGTTAAATCCGACGGTGCCATGGTGGTTAAACTTACAGAAGAAGCACTCCCACCATGCTTAATCCAAAAGAGAGATGGTGCGACACTTTATGCAACACGTGACCTTGCGGCAGCTCTTGACCGCTTTCGATCTTACTCGTTTTCACAAGCACTTTACGTCGTTGGACAAGAACAACGTATCCACTTTCAGCAAGTCTTTGCCGTCTTAAGCAAGCTCGGATTTACTTGGGCAAGTAACATGCACCATATCCCTTTTGGTCTTTATTTAAAGAATGGCAAAAAAATGTCTACAAGAAAAGGACATGTTATTTTACTAGAAGATATGCTAAATGAAGCGGTAAAGCTTGCTCATAAAAATATGATTGAAAAAAACCCAGACCTACCGAATGCAAATGAGATTGCTGAACAGGTTGGGGTTGGAGCGTTAATTTATCACGACTTAAAAAATGAACGAACAAACTCGGTCGAGTTTTCAATGGAAGATATGCTGACTTTCGAAGGAGATACCGGCCCCTATTTACAATATACATTTGCAAGAGCAAGCTCTTTACAAAGAAAAGGGGAAACAGGAACAGAAACGATATTAGCGCTAGATGATGATGAAAGTTGGGGTTTAGTAAAGAAATTACATGCGTTTCCAGAGATAATACACCAATCACAAGCCTCTCAATCTCCTCATTATTTAGCTAAATACTTATTTGAAACCGCTCAATCCTTTAATAAATATTATGGGAAAGTACGGATCCTTGAACAGGATGCTCAGCTTACGTATCGCTTGACCCTCGTATCAGCGTTTACTACCGTTCTAGCCGAAGGGTTGAGACTGCTCGGGATTAAAGCACCTGAAAATATGTAGACTACAGCATTCGACCTATTTCCTGAGAAATAGTAGCGTGACATCAAAATATGACGTTTACTGCTATTAATGGTATACTTTTAATTACTTGAATTCGGAAAAAGGAGTCTTAAACAATGTCTGCATGGCTACATTCCATATTAACTGCAATAGAAGAATGGTTACTAGATTATGGGGTCTGGGGATTGATTCTTGTATCATTTACTGAATCCTCTTTCTTCCCCATCATCCCAGATGTAGTGCTGATCCCACTGGCACTCGCTAACCCTGATAGTGCCTTGTTATACGCTTTATATACGACACTCGCCTCTGCTTTTGGTGCAATTCTCGGTTGGTTTATTGGAAAGAAATTAGGTCGCCCAATTTTGCAAAGATTTGTATCTGAAAAGGTTATTGTAAAAGTGGAAGAATACTTTGAGAAATACGGATCATTATCGATTTTGATTGCTGGCTTCACACCGATACCGTATAAAGTCTTTACTGTGTTTTCCGGTGTTTCAAATATGAGGATTTCCACTTTGTTCTTTTGGTCTCTGCTTGGTAGAGGAATTCGCTTCTTCTTAGAAGCCGCACTCATTATCACGCTTGGAGAACAAGCATGGCCCTTTATTGAAAACAATTTCACAATTGTTACCGTGACTGTTGCGGTTGTCATTATCATCGGATTTGTAATTTACCGTTCCATTTTAAAAAGAAGATCTATAGTATAAACACACTAGGCTTTGGCTTAGTGTGTTTTTTCTAGTTTAAAAGATCTTATTCTTCCTACTGTCCATAAGCCTTTGCCGTAAACGAACCACCTTTTAAATAACAACGAGCACCTAACAAAGTTAGCTGCTCCTTACGCTGAATAGGAATCGTTCTCATCGATTGTGACAGACTTAACAGCGATGTTCAACCTTCCCTTAATATAGCTTTGTGGATCATAACTAATATTTTCATCTTTCATTCGCTGAATTTCTAACTCGGCAAACATACTTAGAGCACGACTCATATGATCTAAGGCGGCTTTTAATTGATGTACGTCATGCCCATTTCGCTTGCTCAAACAATAATAAGAGATGCTGTCTGCTTTCTTCCGAATATCCATTAACGCGTCTAAATCAAACATAGGAACTTGATGCATGCTTCCCCCTCCTCCCTTCACTATATGTAGAAAAAATAGGAATATGATTATTTACACGTTTACTTTCAATCGCACTACAACCGCGTTAATCAACATTATTTATTTCTTTCTTCCTCCTTCCCTCTCACCAAAACAATCATTAAGGAATAGATTTATAAACCAAATGGCATGTTATAAATATGAAAAACATTCTCTTATTTATTTCCGTTATCTTTTTGTCGTTATCCTTTAGTCTAGTGAGAGCAAAGGTAACTTTTGCAGAAGATACCTATTATGTTCAGAAAGGAGACAGCCTTTGGGTCATAGCAAAAAAGTATCAAATTGGATTATCAGAAATTATTGAAGCCAATCCACAGATCTCAAATCCTAGTTTAATTTATCCCGGGCAAAAGATTACCATCCCAACCTTTACTGCAACAAAATCGGAAGAAGCAGAAGTTCTTCGCTTAACAAACATCGAGCGAGCCAAATATGGATTTCCTGCATTAAAAGGCGACTGGCAACTTGATCGTGTAGCAAGGTACAAATCAGCTGACATGAGTGCAAAGGGTTATTTCTCACATACTAGTCCTACATATGGTTCACCCTTTACCATGTTAAAAAACTTTAATGTCCATTACAAAGCAGCTGCAGAAAATATCGCTGCTGGTCAAACCTCACCAACTCAAGTTGTGCAGGATTGGATGAAAAGTGAGAATCACCGTAAAAACATATTAAGCCAAACCTATACTCACATAGGAGTGGGCTATAATAAAGGGGGCGCATATGGACACTACTGGACCCAATTGTTTATAAAAAAATAAAGATACATCGTTCTTTTAACAAAACAACAGACTGAAAGTAATTTTTATATTGTAATCTCTATACACTAAAAAAGGATCTTCGTCTGGGAGATCCTTTTTTAGTGTTTGTTCCATTAAATTTCCTGATAGCTGAATACTAGGCCATACAAAATATAGTCTTGCACCTATAGTCCATTCATCGGTTTCTGTGCACGAAAAGTAAGGCCTTTGAGTCCTATAGAAGACTTAACTATGCCTCCTAAATCCTTTCTGCTAGTTTAATAAAGGTGTCTTAACAAGAATTCCATTAATTCTATAAAAACGAGTGAAATGACAAAGTCTATTCACCGCTCCCTGTTTGGAAATAAGTTTAATATTTATTAAAAGTTATGCCTAAAAGTATAAAAACAACTGTTGTACAAAATCCAAATATTACAGCATTGATATATGGCATCAATATGTCTCCTAAATCCCTTACCTGTCCGGATGGAAATAATACAATACCTATCGATACGATAATGGTAAAAAGAATTCCTGCACCTAAAGAAATCAATGATATATCTTTTCTGACAAGTTTCTTTTTCTTGATAAAAAAAATAAAAACAATGGCAGAGGAAACGACTGACAAAAGAAAAGAAGGCCATAATGCGATTCCATTTCTTAATAATAAAAAAACAGTTAATAATAATAAACTAAAAATAATTCCTGTAGAAAATTTTTTCATATTTGTGCCTATTCCTTCCCCATTTCATTAATCTGTCTACTAGGTAAACTTCTTTTTTACTGTTAATCCTAATATCTCCAAGATATTCTCCCTTATCTCAAACAAAAAGCCCACCCCATACTCCTGAATACAACCCATTTAGAATATTCGATAATTTTAAGGTATAAATATAACAATTAGGGCAATTGATACAACGAGACTAAATAATACTGATATTGCTTTTATCCACCATTTGTCTTTAATTTTTATTATAAAAATTGACGTTAAGATCATAAACGACCACTTTGGAATTTCAATGCTCATTGATTTGAATGGTTTAGTCTCTGGTAAAATGGCTGTTGTAAAAAAGAGTATGGTTCCGATAACCAAAGAATAT
This genomic stretch from Bacillus spongiae harbors:
- a CDS encoding YqaA family protein, producing the protein MSAWLHSILTAIEEWLLDYGVWGLILVSFTESSFFPIIPDVVLIPLALANPDSALLYALYTTLASAFGAILGWFIGKKLGRPILQRFVSEKVIVKVEEYFEKYGSLSILIAGFTPIPYKVFTVFSGVSNMRISTLFFWSLLGRGIRFFLEAALIITLGEQAWPFIENNFTIVTVTVAVVIIIGFVIYRSILKRRSIV
- the safA gene encoding SafA/ExsA family spore coat assembly protein, which encodes MKNILLFISVIFLSLSFSLVRAKVTFAEDTYYVQKGDSLWVIAKKYQIGLSEIIEANPQISNPSLIYPGQKITIPTFTATKSEEAEVLRLTNIERAKYGFPALKGDWQLDRVARYKSADMSAKGYFSHTSPTYGSPFTMLKNFNVHYKAAAENIAAGQTSPTQVVQDWMKSENHRKNILSQTYTHIGVGYNKGGAYGHYWTQLFIKK
- the argS gene encoding arginine--tRNA ligase, with amino-acid sequence MDFKKIISESVQPHIPRAVSEQEITSLIETPKYAHHGDFSFPCFQLAAHLKSSPVTIAESLAKAIRSPYFKKVENIGPYVNFFFNPATLSTDILLNILSKGSNYGSSTIGKGETIVLDMSSPNIAKPFSMGHLRSTVIGNSLSLLAEKCGYQTVKNNYIGDWGTQFGKLVVAYKKWGDRNTVKKKPIDELFSLYTKFHVEASQFPELEDEAREVFKSLEDGNQEYLQLWGWFRKESLQAFQQLYTRLGISFDSYRGESYYNDKMDEVITMLEEENILVKSDGAMVVKLTEEALPPCLIQKRDGATLYATRDLAAALDRFRSYSFSQALYVVGQEQRIHFQQVFAVLSKLGFTWASNMHHIPFGLYLKNGKKMSTRKGHVILLEDMLNEAVKLAHKNMIEKNPDLPNANEIAEQVGVGALIYHDLKNERTNSVEFSMEDMLTFEGDTGPYLQYTFARASSLQRKGETGTETILALDDDESWGLVKKLHAFPEIIHQSQASQSPHYLAKYLFETAQSFNKYYGKVRILEQDAQLTYRLTLVSAFTTVLAEGLRLLGIKAPENM